GCTCATACCACGGCCTCCTCGGAGACGTGCACCCCGCGCACGTCGACCACGGGCAGGTCACCGTCGGTGCGGATGCTGTCGCCGCCGCCGTTGCGGGCGTGGTACCCGGTGGAGAAGTCGGCGATCACGTCCACGCGCACGGCGGGCTCTCCGGCGCGGAGGGTCGCGACGATGTGATCGCGCTCGACGTCGGTGTCGGCGTCGATGCGGTGGGTGACCTGCAGGGTGAACAGCGACAGGCCCACCGAGGTGTCGAACGTGCCCGCAGCCAACCAGTCGACGCGCCGGCCTCCCGGCAGCAGCCAGCCGTCCGGGCACTTCCAGAAGCGCACGTGGTGGCGCTGCGCCGGGTTGCCGTCGACCTCCTGCTGGTAGGCGAAGTCCTGTTGGCGACCGAAGAGGAACAGGGGGCTCACCGGAGCCTCGTGATAGCTGCGGCGGCGCAGGGTCGAGGTCACGATGCGCCACGACGACGCGAAGGTGACGGGATCTGCCTTCGTCCACCCCGATGCCCGCATCGCTCGCTCGATCTGCGCGCCCTCTCCCAGAAAGGCGAGGTTGACCGGATCGCCGAGAAGGCCGTCACTCGTGCGCGCACGTCCGATGAAGTAGTCGGGCACGTAGATCGTCGTGAGGATCCGATGCAGTCGGGGCAGGACGAGGTAGGCCAGCAGCAACCAGAACAGCAGGAAGCCGAGAATGCCCCACCATCCGACCGTCAAGCTCTCGGTGAAGCCCAGATAGGCGAGCCAGATGGCCGCCAGGCCCGCGAAGACGAAGAAGAACTGGTCGATCGCGACGCCGATCGACCATCTGCGCGAAGACCGGGTCCGGCTCATCACGGTTCCCACAGCGCCAGCGGCGGCTCCCACGCGAGCGCCCGCTGTTCCAGCCCATCCTCGAGGTCGTCGAACGCGGCCGGATGCCAGTGCGGGTCGCGGTCCTTGTCGACCAGCTGCGCGCGAATGCCCTCGGGCAGGTCGGGCTGGGTCTGGGCGAACCACAGCACGAGCCCGTACTCCTGCGCGAGCGCGGCGCGGAGATCCGGCAGCCGCCGGGCAGCGCGCACGGCGGCGAGCGTCACGGTCAGCGCGGTCGGCGCGAGTGTCGAGAGCGCGTCGGCGGTGGCGACGGCATCCGGCTCGGGCCGCTCACGCAGCCGCGCGATGATCTCAGCGACGGTGTCGGCGGCGAAGGCATCGTCGATCCACGAACGGGCTGCGACGAGCCGCGACGGCCCCGGCGTCTCGTCGAACAGCAGCACGATCTCGGCCGGGGTCGCCGGATCGGCACGATCGGCGAGCGCGGCGCGGAGGTCTCCGATCCGCTCGCTCGGCACCAGCGCATCGGCGAAGCCGGCGGCGAGGGCGTCCGCGGCATCCATCGACTCACCGGTGAGCGCGAGATACTCGCCGAGCCGTCCGGGCGCGTGCGCAAGCAGCCACGAGCCGCCGACGTCCGGGGTGAAGCCGATGCGCGTCTCGGGCATGGCCAGCCGCGAGCGCTCGGTGACGACGCGGACCGCCGCATGGCCGGCCAGCCCGATGCCGCCGCCCATCGTCACGCCGTCGGCGACGACGACGACCGGTTTCGCATACGTGGCGATCCGGAGATTCAGGGCGTACTCGGCGCGGAAGAAGTGCGCCGTCTCCTCGACGCGTCCCGCGAGGATCCACTCGCGAAGGCTCCGCACGTCTCCCCCGGCGCACAGGCCGCGCTCGCCCGCGCCGTCGAGGAGCACCACCTCGATGTCGGCGTCGTGCTCCCAGCGATCCAGGGCAGCCGAGATGATCTCGATCATGCCCAGGTCGAGTGCGTTGATGGCCCGTGGACGGTTCAGGGTCAGGTGGCCCACTCCCCGGACGGTGCGGACCAGCACGGTGGGTTCGGCGGCATCGCTCACTCTCGCAACGTTACCCGCGCCGTCGGTATCGGCGCCGCCCGCGCGGGCGCAAGGCCCGCGCGGGCCGATCGGGCAGGATGGAGACGGCGGCCGACGACGGCCGGTGCTGACGAGAGGACGACGATGCCCGAAGGACACCTCCTCGAGTTCCGTGGGGTCACGAAGACATTCGGCGCGATTCGCGCCGTCGACGACTTCACCGCCCGCGTCGAGCCCGGACGCGTGACGGGATTTCTCGGCCCCAACGGCGCGGGCAAGACGACGTCGTTGCGCATCCTGCTCGCGCTTGTGCGCGCCACCTCCGGCACCGCCACCATCGGCGGCCGGCGGTACTCGGAGCTGCGCCATCCGCTGCAGACCGTCGGCGCCGCACTCGAGGCCTCCAGCTTCCATCCCGGGCGCACCGCCGCCGGTCACCTCACCGTCGCCGCACACGCGGCGGGGCTCCCCCGCGCACGAGTGGACGACGTCCTGGGCCTCGTGGGGCTCGCCGACGCTGCCGGCCGCAAGGTGGGCGGCTTCTCGCTCGGTATGCGACAGCGCCTCAGCCTGGCCTACACGCTGCTCGGAGACCCCGGCGTGCTGGTGCTCGACGAGCCCGCGAACGGTCTGGACCCCGAGGGGATCAAGTGGCTGCGCGGCTTCCTCGGCCAACTGGCCGGCGAAGGACGCACGGTGCTCGTGTCGTCGCACATGCTCGCCGAGGTGCAGCAGACGGTGTCGGCACTGCTGGTCATCTCCCGCGGCCGACTCGTCTACGAGGGCGATATCGGCGACCTCGTCGCCGCGGACGACGTGGCGACGATCATCGATGCCCCCGACCGCACCGCCCTGGCGAATGCTCTCGATGCCGCAGGCATCGCGTACACGCCCCTGCGCTCGGGCTTCTCCGTGCGCGGCGCCGAGCCCGCGCGACTCGGCGCCATCGCCGCGGCCGCGGGAGTCGCCCTGTCGCATCTGCAGCGGCGTGGCCCGGTGCTGGAGGAGGTGTTCCTCGAGCTGGTGAACGGCACGCGTGTCCAGGCGCCGGCGGCGCCGGCGTCATCCCCGGTGAACGACCTCCCCGCGCCGCTCGCGGCCGCTGCCGCGCCCGTCACGACCTCGCCCGAAGACCCGGAGCCGGGCGTCGAGGACGCCGAGTACATCCACGCCGTCGAGGACGACCCGAACGATACGGTCGCCGCCGAGGAAGGAGATGTGCGATGAGTCTCGTCAACGCGTCCCGGTCGGAGCTCACGAAGCAGTTCACCACGGCGATGTGGTGGATTCTCGCCGTCGTTCTGCTCGCCTACGTCGGGGTGACCGCGGGCGGCCTGTCCGCCGTCTTCGGTGCGGTCGCCAGCGGGACGCTGCCGGGCAGCTCGACCAGCGGTGCCGAGATGTCGCCGACGATGCTGCCTCCGCTCATCTACAGCCTCGCCACCTCCGTCGGCTACGTGTTCCCCCTGCTCATCGGCACCCTCCTGGTGACCAACGAGTTCC
The sequence above is a segment of the Microbacterium sp. PM5 genome. Coding sequences within it:
- a CDS encoding ATP-binding cassette domain-containing protein; translation: MPEGHLLEFRGVTKTFGAIRAVDDFTARVEPGRVTGFLGPNGAGKTTSLRILLALVRATSGTATIGGRRYSELRHPLQTVGAALEASSFHPGRTAAGHLTVAAHAAGLPRARVDDVLGLVGLADAAGRKVGGFSLGMRQRLSLAYTLLGDPGVLVLDEPANGLDPEGIKWLRGFLGQLAGEGRTVLVSSHMLAEVQQTVSALLVISRGRLVYEGDIGDLVAADDVATIIDAPDRTALANALDAAGIAYTPLRSGFSVRGAEPARLGAIAAAAGVALSHLQRRGPVLEEVFLELVNGTRVQAPAAPASSPVNDLPAPLAAAAAPVTTSPEDPEPGVEDAEYIHAVEDDPNDTVAAEEGDVR
- a CDS encoding enoyl-CoA hydratase/isomerase family protein, encoding MSDAAEPTVLVRTVRGVGHLTLNRPRAINALDLGMIEIISAALDRWEHDADIEVVLLDGAGERGLCAGGDVRSLREWILAGRVEETAHFFRAEYALNLRIATYAKPVVVVADGVTMGGGIGLAGHAAVRVVTERSRLAMPETRIGFTPDVGGSWLLAHAPGRLGEYLALTGESMDAADALAAGFADALVPSERIGDLRAALADRADPATPAEIVLLFDETPGPSRLVAARSWIDDAFAADTVAEIIARLRERPEPDAVATADALSTLAPTALTVTLAAVRAARRLPDLRAALAQEYGLVLWFAQTQPDLPEGIRAQLVDKDRDPHWHPAAFDDLEDGLEQRALAWEPPLALWEP
- a CDS encoding LssY C-terminal domain-containing protein is translated as MSRTRSSRRWSIGVAIDQFFFVFAGLAAIWLAYLGFTESLTVGWWGILGFLLFWLLLAYLVLPRLHRILTTIYVPDYFIGRARTSDGLLGDPVNLAFLGEGAQIERAMRASGWTKADPVTFASSWRIVTSTLRRRSYHEAPVSPLFLFGRQQDFAYQQEVDGNPAQRHHVRFWKCPDGWLLPGGRRVDWLAAGTFDTSVGLSLFTLQVTHRIDADTDVERDHIVATLRAGEPAVRVDVIADFSTGYHARNGGGDSIRTDGDLPVVDVRGVHVSEEAVV